From the genome of Adlercreutzia equolifaciens DSM 19450:
AACACCTTGCCGTTCACGACGATCCGGCCCTCATCCGGCGTCTCGATGCCCGCAATGCAGCGCAGCGTGAGGCTCTTGCCGCAGCCCGAGGCCCCCAGAAAGCCCAGGGTCTCGTCTCCGGCCGCAAAAGCCACGTCCAGAGTGTAGTCGCCGAAGCTCTTCTTGATGCGCACGTCCAGGCTCATCTAGGCCACCCCCTCTCCCAGAACGTCGGCACTTCCGGTGCCATCCTCCCGAAGGCCCTTCGCGCTCCTCCTTCGACCGCCGCCCCGCGTGCCGTTTCTCCGCGGCTTGGGCGAGCGCCCCTCGTGGCTGCTCTTCTGGCGATAGCGCGTGGTATGCCGGCTCCATAGGTTGATGAACAGAATGACGAGGAAGCTGAACACCAAAAGCACGATCGTCCAGAACCAGGTGGCCTCGGTGTTGCCGTTCATCCACTCGAAGTAGATGGCGATGGGGATGGTGCGGGTGCTGCCCAGTTGGTTGCCCGCCAGAAAAAGCGTGCACCCGAACTCGCCCAAGGCCCGGGCGAAGGCGAGCACCGTGCCCGAGGCGATGGACGACCAGGCCAAGGGTAGCATGAGGCGCATGAAGATGCGCCCGTTGGACCAGCCCAGGGTGCGGGCCGCGTCGAGCATGTTCGGATCCAAGCTCTCGAAGGCGCCTCGGGCGCTGCGGTACATGAGCGGGAAGGCCACCACCACCGCAGCGATGACCGTGGCCTGCCAGCTGAATACGAGCGGGAATCCGATCTCCTGGAAGAAGCGCCCAAAGGCTGTGTTGCGCCCGAGCGCCGACAGCAGAAGGAAGCCGCAGACCGTCGGCGGCAGCACCATGGGAATGGTGAAGACGGTATCGAAGATATCCTGGGCGCGCTTCGAGATGCGCAGCGTGAAATATGCGGCGGCCAGCCCCAGGAAGAACACGAACACAATGGCCACGCCGCAGGTCTTGAGCGTCACCCATAAAGGCGAGTAGTCCATGGTGGCGAGAAACTCTCCCAACTGCTCAAGCGGACCGCCCTTCTGGGCGATGACGGCGCCCTCCGCCGGCACAAGGCGCCCACTGTCCATCTGCGCCGGACGCACCTCGCTCTTCACGTCGAAAGCATCGTCGGGGCCCTCGACGGTCACGTAGAAGCGGTCTTCCGAGATCTCGCGCCCGAAGGTGAAGGTTGCGTCGCCCACAGCGAGCGATGCTCCCTCAGCGCCTTCCGCATCAGCAATGAGCACTTTCCATTCCTCTTGGCTCGCCAGCGGGTTCACCCCCGTGGAGAAGTTCTCATCCAGGGCCGCCAAGTAGGTCTTTATTTCCTGAACCTGAGAGCCGCCCTCGTCCTCGATGCCGAACTCGTCGGCCACCGTCCGCGGAATGAAGAGCACGGCGTAGTCGGCTGTGTTGACGACGGCCACGCGGTCGGTGCCTGAAAGCCGGTAGGTGTAGCCGTAGCTGAGTCCGTCGATGTCGCGCGAGGAGCCCGTACGCGAGCATTCGAAGCCTTCCACAGCGAAGTCGCAGCCCTCCATGCGGGCCGCATCGCCGTCAGCGGAGATGTCTATCTCGGCATCTTGGACAGCCTGCTCCGCATCGGCAGCCCAAGCCGAAGAGGGCGCCACGATCCCACTGCAGATCCACAGCACCGCACCGGCGAGGATCGCAGCTGCGACCGCCCTGAGCACCGAAGCCGCGAGCCCCGTCGCAGATCGCCTTGCACCGGCCGCTTTCGCTGTTTCCATAGCCACCACTCTCATTGCCGTCCTACACACCAGGCGGGCGAGGCCTTGCGCCCCGCCCGCCCGACGAGATGCTCTTGCGTACCAAGATGCGCTTTGCAGCTCGTAGTTATTCTACCGCGAATGCCTTAGTTCTGGGCGAGCTCGAAGCCCCACTTCTCCCAAATCTGGTTGGCGTCCTCGTCGGTCATGCACCACTCGAGGAAGGCCTGGGCCGCCTCGGCGTTCTTGCTTTCGGTGCACACCGCGCCCGGATAGGTAATGGCCTTGTGGGTGTCGTTGGGCACCACCGAGCAGATGGCGACACCGCCCATGCGGTACACATCGGAGGTGTAGACCATGGCGATATCGACCTCGCCGGACTCGGCGTACTTGCACACGTCGCCCACTTTGCCGCCGAGGGTCACCTTCGGCTGCAGAGTCGCGGAAAACTCGCCGCCCTTGCCCGTGGCATCGGCACCGGTGGCCCCGTCGGGCTCGATGTAGCCGCCGACCGTCGTCAGGGACTGGCAGGCATAGTTGCCAGCCGGCACATTCTCATCGCCTACGGCCAGCGTGTACTTGCCGGCGGCGATGTCCTCGAGGGAGATGTCCCGACCGGCCAGGTCACCACCCTCCTTGGTGACGATGACCAGGTCGTTGTTGAACATGGTCTGGCGGGTGTCCTCCTTGACATACCCGTTCTCCGCGGCATCGTCCATCGTGCCCTTGGAGGCTGTGATGAGGATGTCAGCGTACTGCCCGGCGCCGAGCATCTCGTTCAAGGTACCGGAGGCCTCGTACTGCGTATCAGCGAAGGTGACGTTGGGATTCTGCTGAGTGTAGAGTTCCTCGGCCTCGGCCATGGCCTTGGTCAGGGAATTGGCGGCGAAAATCTGCAGCTCCACGGCCTCGCCCTCAGGCTCGGCCGCCTCGGGGGTCTGGGTTTCCGTCTGGGGGGCAGCCGGCTCATCGCCCTTCTGCTCTGTGGTATCGCCACCAGAGCAGCCGAACAAGCCCAGAGCGGCTACAAGGGCCACCGAGACGGCACCAAGTTTCCAACTTTTACGCATCGAGGCAATCCTCTCTAATAGGTTATACTTCCACGCGAATAAATCGCTTGGAATATATTATCCTTGTTCTCATATATTCGCAAGCCCTATTATTCTCATTCGTGTATATGGTTTGGAATCCTTCGATATACCGCTCAGAGGCGAACCCGTAGGAGCTGACCTTGGTCAGTCCTCCCCGCCACCGCATCCTCCATAGCAACTGGCCTTGGCCAGCCCTCGCGAGAAAGACGCCCTCGCATGACAAAAACAGGGGCGACCAAGGTCGCCCCCTACGGGAATTCCCCCATGCCTCTTCTGTGGCTTCTCTACAAACTCGCTCCTACAGCTTGAAGCCCAGTGAGTCCAGCACGTACTTGGGCACCATGAAGCGGATCGTCTTCTCCGGATCCACCATCTGGCACACCTGCACATCGCCGACAAGCGACAGCAGCATGACAACCTTGTCGGGATCCTCGGCCGTACGGTCGCAGATGAGATCCAGCATCTCGTGCACAGCCCGATCTGCCGCCGCATCCAATGTCTCGGCCGAGGCGATGACCCCGAAATGCGTCGCATTCTCGATCAGCGGATCGACAAGCTTCAGCTCGGGCATCGCCGTCAGCGTAACCGTAGCCCACCCAGCTGCCTCGGCGCCAGAGACGCTGATCTCGCCATCGCCCATAACGGCATGCATATCCCCGCATCCAAAAAGCGCCCCATCGGCGAAGACGGGGAAGTAAAGGGTAGCCCCTGCCGTGATAGCCGTGTTGTCCATATTGCCGCCATGGCTGCCCGGCGTGCCGCAATTGATCGGATCGCCCTCGGGAGCCACGCCGATAACGCCGATCATCGGCCGCAACGGAATGCGCAGGCGCTCGTCCCAAACAAGCTCATCGCCGTCGATTTCACACACCTGAGTGCTCCAAGCATTGAAACGATCGCCGCAAACGCCCTCGTTTTCGCCCGTGCAGGAAACCGACTTGTTGTCGAACTCGATGGCACCGACGCTCACCTTGAGCGCGCCGCCCGGAACCGCCCCCTCCACGAAGATGGGGCCCGTAGCCGGATTGGTATGATCCCAGTCGATTCCATCGAGCTCGTCTTCGGGCTTTTGAATCTGGTTGCCGAAGCAGTCCTTCGTGCGAACGCGCACCGTCGTCCCGGAGGGTACGACCATGGCAGGCTCCAGCGTTTTATCGAAAGCGTAAAAAACCTTCTCGTCATCTAGCTCGACCATACACTCCTCCTAAAATAAAAAAGACACCCTTCCAGGTGTCCAAATTATAATATAAAAAGCGCCCCCTGCGAGCGGAACGACCTGTCCTCCCGCGGCCTGGCGCCGCAGTACTTTCGGCGAGGTGGGGCTTAACTGCCGAGTTCGGAATGGGATCGGGTGATCCCCCACTCCATGGTTCCGCTCGCGGGAGGCGCTCCCGCGGCAACGATGTGCTGCCCGCCGGGGGCCCGGGGATCCCCCGCGCCACCCTGGCGGTTGCATGCGCGCGACACGTCCATCTCTCGATCTCGATCGTAGTCTTGGCAATGAAGAAGAGCTCGGGCTATTAGTAGCGCTCGCCTGAGCAGGTCGCCCTGCTTGCAGCTGCGCCCTATCGACCAGATAGTCTATCTGGGCCCTTACCGGAAAGGGAGCTCATCTCGGAGGCGGCTTCCCACTTAGATGCCTTCAGCGGTTATCCGTGCCGGACGTAGCTAGGCGGCGGTGCCGTTGGTCGACAACCGCGTCACCAGAGGTCCGTCCACCCCGGTCCTCTCGTACTAGGGGCAGATCTCCTCAACTCCCTTGCGCCCGCGGAGGATAGGGACCGAACTGTCTCACGACGTTCTGAACCCAGCTCGCGTACCGCTTTAAATGGCGAACAGCCATACCCTTGGGACCGACTTCAGCCCCAGGATGCGATGAGCCGACATCGAGGTGCCAAACCTTGCCGTCGATGTGGACTCTTGGGCAAGATCAGCCTGTTATCCCCGGAGTACCTTTTATCCGTTGAGCGACGGCCATTCCACTCTGTGCCGCCGGATCACTAGAACCGACTTTCGTCCCTGCTCGAGGTGTCTCTCTCGCAGTCAAGCCCGCTTGCACTCTTGCGCTCTCGGGACGGTTGCCGACCGTCCTGAGCGGACCTTTCGCGCGCCTCCGTTACGTTTTGGGAGGCGACCGCCCCAGTCAAACTACCCGCCTGGCACGGTCCGCGCGCCGGATCACGGCCGCGCGTTAGGCAGCCGGCACGACGAGGGCGGTATTCCAAGGTCGCCTCCACGGGGGCTTGCGCCCCCGCTTCAAAGGCTCCCGCCTATCCTCTACGCGCCGTACCAGATGCCAATGCCAAGCTGCAGTAAAGGTTCACGGGGTCTTTCCGTCCTTCCGCGGGTAGTTCGCATCTTCACGAACAGTACAATTTCACCGGGTCCACGGTTGAGACAGCGCCCAAATCGTTACGCCATTCGTGCAGGTCGGAACTTACCCGACAAGGAATTTCGCTACCTTAGGACCGTTATAGTTACGGCCGCCGTTTACCGGGGCTTGGCTTCAGCGCTTCGCCTTTCGGCTGACGCATCCGCGTAACCTTCCGGCACCGGGCAGGCGTCAGACCCTATACGTCGCGTTACCGCTTTGCAGAGTCCTGTGTTTTTGATAAACAGTCGCTTGGGCCGTTTCGCTGCGGCCGCCAGCCGCTCCCGCCGCGAGGGCGTTCACAGCCGGCGGCGCCCCTTCTCCCGAAGTTACGGGGCCAGTATGCCGAGTTCCTTAACCGTGGTTCTCCCGATCGCCTCGGTATGTTCTACCCGCCCACCTGTGTCGGTTTTGGTACGGGCGCCGACGGCACTCCCTAGAGGTTTTTCTCGGAAGCATGGGCTCACCGGCTTCGCTCAGTCGCTTCGTCTCGCGTCTCAGGCCCCATGCGCAGCTGATTTCCACGCTGCGCGCCCTACGCGCTTTCACGGGGACGTCCAGAACCCCGCCCGGCTACCCTTCTCCGTCGCCCCATCGGTAATGCCGCGCCGTCGGCGGTGCGGGAATGTCTGCCCGCTGCGCATCGGCTACGCCTCTCGGCCTCGCCTTAGCTCCCGACTGACCCTGGGGGGATTAGCCTCGCCCAGGAACCCTTAGGCTCACGGCGCCAGGGTTTCTCGCCCTGGTCTCGTTACTCATGCCAGCATTCTCACCTCCGCGCGGTCCACAGCAGGTCGCCCTGCTGCTTCGCCCCCCGCGGAGAGCTCCCCTACCACTGAATTCTCAGTCCGCCGCTTCGGTGCATCGCTTAGCCCCGTGAATTGTCGGCGCATGTCCACTCGACCAGTGAGCTGTTACGCACTCTTTAAATGCATGGCTGCTTCTAAGCCAACATCCTGGTTGTCTGGGCAGACGCACATCCTTTGCCACTCAGCGATGACTTGGGGACCTTAGCGGGCGGTCTGGGCTGTTTCCCTCTCGAGCGCGCAGCTTAGCCCACGCCCTCTGACTCCCGGCCTCTCGACCCGCGGCATTCGGAGTTCGGTTCGAGTCGGTAGGCGGTGAAGCCCCCTCGTCGATCCGGTGGCTCTACCACCGCGGGTTAACGGCCGAGGCTAGCCCTAAAGCTATTTCGGGGAGAACGAGATATCTCCGGGTTTGATTGGCCTTTCACCCCTATCCTGGGGTCATCCCCTCCGTTTTCAACCGAAGTGGGTTCGGCCCTCCACGGGGTCTTACCCCCGCTTCAGCCTGCCCCAGGATAGCTCACCCGGCTTCGCGTCTGCAGCGTGCGACTCACTCGCCATCTTAAAGGCTCGCTTTCGCTGCGGCTCGTTTCCAAACTTAACCTCGCCGCACACCGCAACTCGCTGGCTCATTCTACAAAAGGCACGCCGTCACAGCGCAAAGGCTGCTCCGACTGCTTGTGGGCGCACGGTTTCAGGTACTGTTTCACTCCCCTCTCGGGGTGCTTTTCACCTTTCCCTCACGGTACTGGTTCGCTATCGGTCACAGGAGAGTGTTCAGCCTTGGAGGGTGGTCCCCCCGGCTTCGGACCGGGTTTCACGTGCCCGGCCCTACTCGGGATACTCGTCAGCGGTCCGCATGGTTTCGCGTACGGGGCTCTCACCCGCTGCGGCCGGCCCTTCCATGCCGTTCCGCTACCATGTGGATTTGTAACCGCTCCCAGGTGGGCAGCACCTGGACGCGAGTCCCGCAACCCCCGGGCGGCAACGCCTGCCGCTTACACGCGCCCGGGTTTGGGCTGGTGCGCTTTCGCTCGCCGCTACTCGCGCAATCTCGGTTGATTTCTCTTCCTCGGGGTACTTAGATGTTTCAGTTCCCCCGGTTGCCTCCCTGCGCCCTATTTTATTCAGGCGCGGGTAGCAGGGCATGACCCCTGCTGGGTTCCCCCATTCGGAGATCCCCGGATCAAGGTGTGTTTGCCACTCCCCGGGGCTTATCGCAGCTTGCCGCGTCCTTCGTCGACTTCCTGTGCCAAGGCATCCGCCGTGCGCCCTAGATATCTTGTCCATTACCTAGGTCGCCAAAGAAGTAATTACTTCTAATGGTTTCGTCCGTTGGATATAAATGAGAATTTATTCCGTCGTATAACATACGTTCGCGATCGTGATGAATCGTCTATTCCATGATGCGAGCACCCATCGAGAACCTAATCAGCTTAGGAAATTGATGTTGGTGTTGATCATGTTGACATTTTCATGTCACGCGCTATGCAACTGTCAAGGTGCGCGGGGACTCTCGCTCGGAGCCCTCGCAGCCGGATGCTGGGGAGGATGAGAGCGGCTCTAGGTTGTCTCCCTAGAAAGGAGGTGATCCAGCCGCACCTTCCGGTACGGCTACCTTGTTACGACTTCACCCCCCTTACCCTCCACACCTTCGACGCCTCCGCCCCAGAAGGGTTCGGCCGGCGGCTTCGGGTGCAGACGACTCGGGTGGTGTGACGGGCGGTGTGTACAAGGCCCGGGAACGTATTCACCGCGGCATGCTGATCCGCGATTACTAGCAACTCCGACTTCACGCAGGCGGGTTGCAGCCTGCGATCCGAACTGGGACCGGCTTTCCGGGATCCGCTCCCCCTCGCGGGGTGGCAACCCTCTGTACCGGCCATTGTAGCACGTGTGCAGCCCAGGGCATAAGGGGCATGATGACTTGACGTCGTCCCCACCTTCCTCCGGCTTGACGCCGGCAG
Proteins encoded in this window:
- a CDS encoding acetamidase/formamidase family protein, giving the protein MVELDDEKVFYAFDKTLEPAMVVPSGTTVRVRTKDCFGNQIQKPEDELDGIDWDHTNPATGPIFVEGAVPGGALKVSVGAIEFDNKSVSCTGENEGVCGDRFNAWSTQVCEIDGDELVWDERLRIPLRPMIGVIGVAPEGDPINCGTPGSHGGNMDNTAITAGATLYFPVFADGALFGCGDMHAVMGDGEISVSGAEAAGWATVTLTAMPELKLVDPLIENATHFGVIASAETLDAAADRAVHEMLDLICDRTAEDPDKVVMLLSLVGDVQVCQMVDPEKTIRFMVPKYVLDSLGFKL
- the modA gene encoding molybdate ABC transporter substrate-binding protein, giving the protein MRKSWKLGAVSVALVAALGLFGCSGGDTTEQKGDEPAAPQTETQTPEAAEPEGEAVELQIFAANSLTKAMAEAEELYTQQNPNVTFADTQYEASGTLNEMLGAGQYADILITASKGTMDDAAENGYVKEDTRQTMFNNDLVIVTKEGGDLAGRDISLEDIAAGKYTLAVGDENVPAGNYACQSLTTVGGYIEPDGATGADATGKGGEFSATLQPKVTLGGKVGDVCKYAESGEVDIAMVYTSDVYRMGGVAICSVVPNDTHKAITYPGAVCTESKNAEAAQAFLEWCMTDEDANQIWEKWGFELAQN
- the modB gene encoding molybdate ABC transporter permease subunit, with the protein product METAKAAGARRSATGLAASVLRAVAAAILAGAVLWICSGIVAPSSAWAADAEQAVQDAEIDISADGDAARMEGCDFAVEGFECSRTGSSRDIDGLSYGYTYRLSGTDRVAVVNTADYAVLFIPRTVADEFGIEDEGGSQVQEIKTYLAALDENFSTGVNPLASQEEWKVLIADAEGAEGASLAVGDATFTFGREISEDRFYVTVEGPDDAFDVKSEVRPAQMDSGRLVPAEGAVIAQKGGPLEQLGEFLATMDYSPLWVTLKTCGVAIVFVFFLGLAAAYFTLRISKRAQDIFDTVFTIPMVLPPTVCGFLLLSALGRNTAFGRFFQEIGFPLVFSWQATVIAAVVVAFPLMYRSARGAFESLDPNMLDAARTLGWSNGRIFMRLMLPLAWSSIASGTVLAFARALGEFGCTLFLAGNQLGSTRTIPIAIYFEWMNGNTEATWFWTIVLLVFSFLVILFINLWSRHTTRYRQKSSHEGRSPKPRRNGTRGGGRRRSAKGLREDGTGSADVLGEGVA